Proteins from a genomic interval of Arachis hypogaea cultivar Tifrunner chromosome 10, arahy.Tifrunner.gnm2.J5K5, whole genome shotgun sequence:
- the LOC112716498 gene encoding UDP-glycosyltransferase 83A1, producing the protein MGVVPTVLVLPCPAQGHVNPLMILSQKLVERGCNIIFVTPEFIHNKVVSSMGNQGGGDNGRSPIKLVSIPDGLGPDADRNNIILLFDSILKNMPATLERLIEDLRLKDGVRVSCIVADFLMAWALEIARKIGIRGVLFYPSAAAMLALQCSIPKLIEDGIIDSDGLPTTQKRFQLSPSIPPMDTEIIWWAKISDSMTEKMVFNITLQSMQTLESTEWCLCNSTPDLEPGALSFVPKLLPIGPLLRTYDHDQGVSERSLGQFWEEDFSCLNWLDQQPHGSVIYVAFGSTTLFDEKQFKELALGLELTNRPFLWVVRKDSDCNNKVCFPNEFKGTQGKIIEWAPQEKVLSHPAIACFISHCGWNSTLEGVSNGVPFLCWPYYADQFFDKIYICDEWKVGLGFDLDENGMISREEIKVKVDKLLSDENIRFKARELKQKLMKDADVGGRSSENLNKFINWLKE; encoded by the exons ATGGGTGTTGTTCCAACTGTGCTAGTTTTACCATGCCCTGCTCAAGGACATGTAAACCCACTGATGATCTTGTCTCAAAAATTGGTTGAAAGGGGTTGCAATATCATCTTTGTCACCCCTGAATTCATCCACAACAAAGTGGTTAGTTCCATGGGGAATCAAGGCGGCGGCGATAACGGACGATCGCCGATAAAGTTGGTGTCAATCCCGGATGGGTTAGGACCTGATGCAGACAGAAATAATATCATCTTACTATTTGATTCTATATTGAAGAACATGCCTGCTACGCTTGAGAGGCTAATTGAAGATCTTAGATTGAAAGATGGTGTGAGAGTAAGCTGCATAGTTGCTGATTTTCTTATGGCATGGGCGTTGGAAATTGCAAGAAAGATCGGAATCAGAGGAGTTCTGTTTTATCCATCAGCAGCAGCTATGTTAGCCTTGCAGTGCAGCATACCAAAGCTTATTGAGGATGGAATCATAGACTCTGATG GGTTGCCAACCACACAAAAAAGGTTTCAGTTATCACCAAGCATTCCTCCCATGGACACAGAAATCATATGGTGGGCCAAAATATCTGACTCTATGACTGAGAAGATGGTATTCAACATTACTCTTCAATCCATGCAAACTCTAGAATCCACAGAGTGGTGCCTCTGTAACTCCACACCCGATCTTGAACCTGGAGCATTATCATTCGTACCAAAGCTATTACCAATTGGTCCATTATTAAGAACCTATGACCAtgatcaaggtgtaagtgaaagATCATTGGGACAATTCTGGGAAGaagatttttcttgtttgaattgGCTTGATCAACAACCTCATGGTTCTGTTATATATGTTGCATTCGGAAGTACCACTCTTTTTGATGAAAAACAATTCAAAGAACTCGCTCTTGGACTTGAACTTACTAATAGACCCTTTCTTTGGGTGGTGCGAAAAGATTCAGATTGTAACAATAAAGTGTGTTTTCCTAACGAATTCAAGGGGACTCAAGGTAAGATAATTGAATGGGCTCCTCAAGAAAAGGTGCTATCCCACCCTGCCATTGCTTGCTTTATAAGTCACTGCGGTTGGAATTCGACTTTGGAGGGTGTGTCTAATGGAGTGCCTTTTTTGTGTTGGCCATATTATGCTGACCAATTCTTTGACAAAATATATATTTGTGATGAGTGGAAGGTTGGATTGGGATTTGATTTGGATGAAAATGGGATGATCTCACGTGAAGAGATAAAAGTCAAAGTTGATAAATTACTTAGTGATGAGAACATAAGATTTAAGGCTCGTGAGCTAAAGCAGAAGCTAATGAAGGACGCTGATGTTGGAGGAAGGTCTTCAGAGAACTTAAACAAGTTCATCAACTGGTTGAAGGAATAA